The stretch of DNA CGCGAGCCGCTCCAGATCCGCGTCCGTGTACCGGTAGCGGTAGCCGCCGACGCCGTGCAGGCGGAAATAGGCCAGGCGGGGGACGCCCCGCCGCCAGCCGGCGGCGGTGGCGCCGCGGCGCGGGCCGCCGGGCGGCCAGGGCGGCGCCCCCGGCGCCAGCGGGTCCGTCACCGGCAGCAGGTCCAGCTCGGCGGCCAGGGCGCCCACCAGCGCCGGCGTCCAGCGGCCGCGCGGCTCCCAGAGGAAGAGCAGGCCGTCCCGCTCCGCCTCCGTCAGGCGGAAGAAGGCGCGCAGGCGGGCGACGTGCTCCGGCACGGGGTCGAAGCGGGCGGGCGCCTGGAAGAGGAGGAGGCGGGCGCCCAGGCGCCGGGCCACCTCGCGCGTGCGCAGCCAGGCCCGGCGCACCTCCGCGGTCGGCCGAAAGAGGCCGTACGCCTCCGGCGGCCCCTCCAGCGGCTCGCGCAGGCGGCGGTAGGTGGGGCTGGAGGGGTCGTGGGTGATCAGCTGCCAGGCCTTCATGGCGAAGAGGAAGCCCGGCGGCGCCTCCTGGCGCCAGCGCTCGGCGGTGGCCGGCCGCGGCGGCTGGTAGAAGGTCTTTTGCACCTCCACCAGCGGGAACTCCCGGTAGTAACGGGCGCGCGCCTCCGGGAAGCCGCAGCAGCCGACGAGGACCGGCACGCTTCCTTCCCTCCCGGGGCCAGTCTAGCGCCGGGAGGAGCGGCGGGGCGGGGCGGGAACTCTCCCCCGCGACGCCGGACCGGGAGGGGATGCCATGCTCTCCGCGCAGTCGCCCTACCGCGGCTGGCCGGGCAAGCCGCGCCTGGGGCTGGCCGACCAGCTGGCGCTGGGCTTCTTCTGGTTCCCGTCCAACGTGCTGTGGACGGGGTTGCTGCTCATCGTCCTCCCCGCGCGGGTCCTGCAGCTGGTGGGGGCGCGCCAGGCCACCGGCGTCCTCTCCTGGACCAGCGTGGTGGGCGTGCTGGTGGCCATCGTGGTCACGCCCCTGGCGGGCATCCTCTCCGACCGCTGGCGCTCCCCCCGCGGGCGGCGGCGCCCGCAGATGGCGCTGGGGGTGCTGGCCAGCCTGCCCTTCCTGGCGGCGGTGGCGCTGGCGGGTAGCGTGGGGCTCTTTCTTTTGGGCCTGGTGGGCATCCAGCTCTTCAACAACGTGGGGCAGGCGGCCTACCAGGGGCTGATCCCCGACCTGGTGGCGCCCGAGCAGCGGGGCGAGGCCAGCGGCTTCATGGCCTTCTACAACCAGGCCGGTGTCATCGTGGGAGGCCTCCTGGCCGCCTTCCTGCCGGCGCCGGGCTTCACCGGCGCGGTGGCGCTCCTCCTCCTGGCGGGCGTGGGCGTCACCTGGGCCTTCGTGCGCGAGCCCCCCTCGCTGGAGGAGCCGCGCCGGCCGTGGGTCGAGGAGCTGAAGGGTTTCCTCCGCTGGGGGGAGACCTACCGGGACTTCTGGTGGGTCTTCGCCACGCGCTTCCTGGTGATGATCGGGCTCTACGTGCTGGAGCAGTACCTGTTCTACTACCTGAAGTTCGTGCTGGGCGTCGCCACTCCGGACCGGACGGTCTTCCTCCTGCTGCTGGTCCTCTCGGCCACCGCGCTGGTCGCCTCGCTGGGGGCGGGCTATCTGTCGGACCGGCTGCGCAGGCGGCGCTTTCTGGTGGCGGTGGCGGGCATCCTGCAGGGAGCCTGCGCGCTCCTCTTCGTCTTCAGCCACAGCCTGGGGCTGATCTACGCGGCCGCGGCCGTCTTCGGGCTCGGCTACGGCGCCTACCAGTCGGTGGACTGGGCGCTGGTGGTCGACACGCTCCCCGGCGGCACGCCGGCCCGCGACATGGGGATCTGGGGCGCCTCCACCACCGGGCCGCAGCTGGTCGCCTTGCTGGCGGGCGGGCTCCTGGGCCACTTCGTCGCCCCGGCCGTGGGGCTGGCGACGGCCTACCGGCTGCTCTTCGCGGTGACCGCCCTCTTCTTCGCGGCGGGCTCGGGGCTGGTCTGGCAGGTGCGGAGCGTGGCGTGAGCGAGGCTCGGGCGACCGCCACGGCGGCGAAGCCGGGAAGTCGCGGGCCCGGGGGCGCCCGGCCCGGGCCGCCCGCTCCTCCTCGCCGTATCCGGCGCCGGATGCGCTGCCGGGCAGCCGGCCGGTCGGCAGCTTGGTCGGGCGGCGCCCCCCAGGCCGTCGGGGGATGCCGGGCGAGGCGGCGGCACCCGCCTCTCAACGGGGCAGCATGACCCGCCGCCCGGTCTCCGCCGCCTCCCGCACGGCGTCCATCACCCGTTGCACGGCCAGCCCGTCCTCGAAACGGGCCAGCCCCGGCTCCTCCCCGCCCCGAAGCGCCCGCGCCAGGTGGTCCAGGAA from Bacillota bacterium encodes:
- a CDS encoding DUF72 domain-containing protein → MPVLVGCCGFPEARARYYREFPLVEVQKTFYQPPRPATAERWRQEAPPGFLFAMKAWQLITHDPSSPTYRRLREPLEGPPEAYGLFRPTAEVRRAWLRTREVARRLGARLLLFQAPARFDPVPEHVARLRAFFRLTEAERDGLLFLWEPRGRWTPALVGALAAELDLLPVTDPLAPGAPPWPPGGPRRGATAAGWRRGVPRLAYFRLHGVGGYRYRYTDADLERLAERCRQAEEAGAEEVLVLFNNTAMLEDARRFRALLGGGPGGAP
- a CDS encoding MFS transporter, which encodes MLSAQSPYRGWPGKPRLGLADQLALGFFWFPSNVLWTGLLLIVLPARVLQLVGARQATGVLSWTSVVGVLVAIVVTPLAGILSDRWRSPRGRRRPQMALGVLASLPFLAAVALAGSVGLFLLGLVGIQLFNNVGQAAYQGLIPDLVAPEQRGEASGFMAFYNQAGVIVGGLLAAFLPAPGFTGAVALLLLAGVGVTWAFVREPPSLEEPRRPWVEELKGFLRWGETYRDFWWVFATRFLVMIGLYVLEQYLFYYLKFVLGVATPDRTVFLLLLVLSATALVASLGAGYLSDRLRRRRFLVAVAGILQGACALLFVFSHSLGLIYAAAAVFGLGYGAYQSVDWALVVDTLPGGTPARDMGIWGASTTGPQLVALLAGGLLGHFVAPAVGLATAYRLLFAVTALFFAAGSGLVWQVRSVA